The following coding sequences lie in one Bryobacter aggregatus MPL3 genomic window:
- a CDS encoding PIG-L deacetylase family protein, producing the protein MRQYIRQLYRLVYPKLYGRQDLKLIFNSSVGQLEERARLLLAATDFFQGVVRSIPIRAPLGESLLVVAPHQDDEAIGCGGALALQVRAGKQARIVLLQDGAGGHEDLGMTRSQMSALRNAESTACAAVLGLAPPRFLNHPDLSAASEQIVAQLVALIREQHADAILSPFPLDAHPEHRIAAVLLAEVLRQIPWPVRVLTYEVWGLCIANVALPIDEVLETKRQMLERFVFANQALDYTNSTIGLNSFRSRQLPPGECRYAECFFELPKADYISFMDRLRA; encoded by the coding sequence ATGAGACAGTACATCCGCCAGTTGTACCGGCTTGTCTACCCAAAACTCTATGGCCGGCAGGATCTGAAGTTGATCTTCAATTCCTCGGTGGGGCAACTGGAGGAGCGGGCGCGCTTGTTGCTGGCGGCGACGGATTTCTTCCAGGGCGTGGTGCGATCGATTCCGATTCGAGCGCCGCTGGGCGAATCGCTATTGGTGGTGGCGCCGCATCAGGATGATGAGGCGATCGGCTGCGGCGGAGCGCTGGCTTTGCAGGTGCGGGCCGGCAAGCAGGCGCGGATTGTCTTGTTACAGGACGGAGCAGGTGGGCATGAAGATCTGGGCATGACCCGGTCGCAGATGTCGGCCTTGCGCAATGCAGAATCGACGGCTTGTGCAGCGGTGCTTGGCCTTGCGCCGCCGCGCTTTCTCAATCATCCCGATTTGAGCGCCGCCTCAGAACAGATTGTTGCCCAGCTGGTGGCGCTGATTCGTGAACAACATGCCGATGCGATCCTGTCGCCGTTTCCGCTCGATGCGCATCCGGAGCACCGCATTGCCGCCGTGCTGCTGGCCGAGGTGCTGCGGCAGATTCCGTGGCCGGTGCGTGTGCTGACTTATGAGGTGTGGGGCTTGTGCATCGCCAATGTCGCCCTGCCAATCGACGAGGTGCTCGAGACCAAGCGGCAGATGCTCGAGCGCTTTGTCTTTGCAAACCAGGCGCTCGATTATACAAACTCGACGATCGGGTTGAACTCCTTCCGCTCGCGCCAATTGCCGCCGGGAGAATGCCGCTACGCCGAGTGCTTCTTTGAGCTGCCCAAGGCCGACTATATTTCCTTTATGGATCGATTGCGAGCCTAG